A genome region from Microplitis demolitor isolate Queensland-Clemson2020A chromosome 1, iyMicDemo2.1a, whole genome shotgun sequence includes the following:
- the LOC103576901 gene encoding epidermal growth factor receptor isoform X2 — translation MCHYRHSTSWALSTFHICATFLFIVIVGSNNVLGDLNSEFVKGKICIGTNGRISAPSNTLHHYRNLRDRYTNCTYVDGNLEITWIQNDTLDLSFLQYIREVTGYVLISHCDVRRIVLPRLQIIRGRTLFKLNIHPHEFALIVTMTGIYNLELPALRDILAGSVGMYHNYNLCHMKTINWDEIISGPQAKYVYVYNFTSPERSCPACDPSCVQGCWGEGPENCQKFSKTNCSPQCWQGRCFGSQPRECCHLFCAGGCTGPKQSDCLACKSFMDDGVCTLECPPMQTYNPTTYSWDVNPNGKYAYGATCVKKCPEHLLKDNGACVRSCPPKKKAKNSECVPCDGPCPKTCPGVNTVHSGNIDKFKDCTVIDGSITIVDHTFTGYQDILPNYSFGPRWEPMHPNRLEVFHTLKEITGYLNIQGYHKDFTNLTYFRNLEIIGGRQLTEYFASLYVVQTALVSFGLRSLKRINSGSVVILENKNLCYAQSIHWNKIRNSSEHDTLVSNNKNETLCKQEGQVCDEQCSDAGCWGPGPSQCLSCKNFVFDNVCLENCSVISGIYQAGSRECKNCHEECDGTCNGPKAENCNKCKHARDGPFCVKECPTSKYNDNGVCKPCHKNCVGGCEGPENNIGPNGCHSCEKAIMNNSSVPEGCLQKLDNCPEGYFYEWVSPQEKGPLKLLAGKAVCRRCHPLCKNCTGYGTHEQVCRECVDFKLGENCVHDCPENSNYILPNTNPKICIPCASECDGCYGPESHQCYRCRSFKVHLDTKVSSNVTLFNCTNTCPTETSYKVTSEDGRDTYCESQTLSSQLEHEIKPMILGIVSVVLLIIMMIGAIVLCRWRIKSKNKENTVKMTMALTGLDDNEPLRPTGLKPNLAKLRIIKEEEMRKGGQLGYGAFGNVYKGVWVPEGENVKIPVAIKVLHENTGANTSKEFLDEAYIMASVEHPNLLQLLAVCMTSQMMLVTQLMPLGCLLDFVRTYKDKIGSKPLLNWSTQIARGMAYLEERRLVHRDLAARNVLVQTSNCIKITDFGLAKLLDINEEQYKADGGKMPIKWLALECIQHRVFTHKSDVWAFGVTIWEVLTYGERPYDNVPARNVPELLEKGERLPQPAICSIDVYMIMVKCWMLDAESRPTFKELADEFAKMSRDPGRYLAIKGDKYMRLPSYTLQDEKEMIRNLASAVEGPEALVDADEYLQPKSRAPIPPGLSVPSITDSPPNTPIKSCWPNGIPSHAAADSPTPQNQQNWDRELLRYGTAERSESTSGTNDGGINQRTQSYQHHHPHSHHNNNHHHHQHSLNHQHHQHQHSGNYNCPNDQHCRNIIGSADNRSSRYCSDPLKIIAGVRDCDVTDDCFQPEVATIHQQAQVGNLKLDLPLDEDDYLMPSPQIPANATQYMDLIGDTKPTETEPKRLINGYRKYPEFLSIAGKTSLDNPEYIMGQDDGPLSPQIIGIPTTDLGKVLANGAFGSQQVKQRCNEEESDHEYYNDFDRLERERQPLNSLRKNETTV, via the exons ATGTGCCACTATCGACACTCCACATCATGGGCGCTGTCGACATTTCACATTTGCGCcacctttttatttattgtcatcgTAGGTAGCAATAATGTCCTCGGCGATCTCAATTCCGAGTTCGTCAAAGGGAAAA tatgcATCGGTACAAATGGAAGAATTTCAGCCCCATCAAACACATTGCACCACTACCGTAATCTCCGTGACCGGTATACAAACTGTACTTATGTCGACGGTAATCTGGAGATAACGTGGATACAAAATGATACCCTGGATTTAAGCTTTCTGCAATATATACGAGAAGTAACTGGCTATGTATTAATAAGTCACTGTGATGTACGTCGTATCGTGTTGCCACGGTTGCAAATAATACGCGGTCGTACCTTGTTCAAGCTAAATATCCATCCACATGAATTTGCATTGATCGTAACGATGACTGGAATATACAATCTCGAATTACCGGCACTGCGTGATATTCTCGCTGGCAGTGTCGGTATGTATCACAATTACAATCTCTGTCACATGAAAACGATAAATTGGGATGAGATAATAAGTGGCCCGCAAGCTAAATACGTTTATGTCTACAATTTTACCTCACCTGAACGTTCATGTCCAGCGTGCGACCCGAGCTGCGTCCAAGGCTGCTGGGGCGAGGGTCCAGAAAACTGTCAAAAGTTTTCCAAAACAAATTGCTCACCTCAGTGCTGGCAAGGACGTTGTTTCGGTTCACAGCCACGTGAATGCTGCCATCTGTTTTGTGCCGGTGGGTGCACTGGTCCCAAACAAAGCGACTGTTTGGCTTGCAAGAGTTTTATGGACGACGGAGTTTGTACCCTCGAGTGCCCGCCAATGCAGACATACAACCCGACGACTTATTCCTGGGACGTTAATCCTAACGGCAAGTATGCGTATGGAGCCACGTGTGTTAAAAAATGCCCAGAGCATCTTCTTAAAGACAATGGAGCTTGCGTCAGATCATGTCCGCCGAAGAAAAAGGCCAAAAACAGCGAATGCGTACCATGTGATGGTCCCTGTCCTAAAACTTGCCCTGGTGTCAACACCGTTCACTCCGGAAATATCGACAAATTCAAAGACTGCACAGTTATTGATGGTTCTATTACAATAGTGGACCACACTTTCACTGGGTACCAAGACATCCTCCCGAACTACTCGTTCGGACCAAGATGGGAACCGATGCATCCAAATCGACTTGAAGTTTTTCATACGCTTAAAGAAATAACCGGTTACTTAAATATTCAGGGTTATCATAAGGACTTTACCAATTTGACATACTTTAGAAATCTTGAAATAATTGGCGGAAGACAATTGACTGAATACTTTGCCTCGCTCTATGTCGTACAAACTGCTCTAGTTTCTTTTGGACTTCGATCTCTCAAGAGAATAAACTCGGGGTCTGTTGTTATTTTGGAAAACAAGAACTTGTGTTACGCACAAAGCATACATTGGAACAAAATAAGGAACTCATCTGAACATGATACTTTGGTGTCCAACAACAAAAATGAAACCTTGTGca AACAAGAAGGCCAAGTTTGCGACGAACAATGTTCAGATGCAGGTTGCTGGGGTCCAGGACCATCGCAGTGTCTTTCGtgcaaaaattttgtattcgATAATGTCTGCTTAGAAAACTGCAGTGTCATATCTGG aATATATCAAGCAGGTTCCCGCGAATGTAAGAACTGTCACGAGGAGTGCGATGGCACCTGTAACGGACCTAAGGCCGAGAACTGCAATAAATGCAAACACGCGCGCGACGGCCCGTTCTGCGTAAAAGAATGTCCGACTTCTAAATATAACGATAACGGTGTATGCAAACCTTGTCACAAGAACTGCGTAGGCGGTTGCGAGGGCCCGGAAAATAATATCGGCCCAAATGGCTGTCACAGCTGCGAAAAAGCAATAATGAATAACAGCAGCGTGCCTGAGGGATGTCTCCAGAAGCTCGACAACTGTCCTGAGGGTTACTTTTACGAATGGGTCAGTCCTCAAGAGAAAGGTCCCCTGAAGCTGTTGGCGGGTAAGGCTGTCTGCAGACGCTGTCATCCGCTCTGCAAAAATTGCACCGGGTACGGAACACACGAGCAAGTGTGCCGTGAGTGTGTCGACTttaaactcggtgaaaattgcGTACACGACTGCCCGGAGAACAGCAATTATATATTACCCAACACTAAtccaaaaatatgtataccCTGTGCATCCGAGTGCGACGGCTGCTACGGTCCAGAGTCTCATCAATGTTACCGCTGTCGCAGCTTCAAAGTTCATCTCGATACCAAAGTATCCAGCAATGTCACTCTTTTTAACTGTACCAACACATGTCCAACAGAAACTTCCTACAAAGTTACGTCCGAAGACGGTCGCGATACTTATTGCGAGTCTCAGACACTCAGTTCTCAACTGGAACACGAAATAAAACCCATGATTTTGGGTATTGTCAGCGTTGTTCTGCTGATTATTATGATGATCGGGGCGATAGTGCTGTGCCGTTGGCGTATCAAGagtaaaaacaaagaaaacacGGTTAAGATGACCATGGCCCTGACTGGTCTTGATGACAACGAACCTCTGAGACCCACGGGATTGAAACCAAACCTCGCGAAACTTAGAATTATAAAGGAAGAAGAGATGCGGAAGGGCGGACAACTTGGATATGGAGCTTTTGGTAATGTTTATAAAGGTGTATGGGTACCGGAAGGTGAAAACGTAAAAATACCTGTTGCCATAAAAGTTTTGCATGAAAATACTGGTGCGAATACTTCGAAAGAATTTTTAGACGAAGCTTACATTATGGCTAGTGTCGAGCATCCTAATTTACTGCAGCTTCTCGCAGTTTGCATGACGTCGCAGATGATGTTGGTGACGCAGTTGATGCCACTGGGATGTCTGCTGGACTTTGTAAGAACTTACAAAGATAAAATAGGCTCGAAGCCGCTGCTCAATTGGTCAACACAGATCGCACGTGGTATGGCATATTTGGAAGAACGGAGACTAGTTCATCGCGATCTTGCGGCGCGTAATGTTTTAGTACAGACGTCAAATTGTATTAAGATAACAGACTTTGGTCTTGCTAAGCTGCTGGATATAAACGAGGAGCAGTACAAGGCTGATGGGGGTAAGATGCCCATAAAATGGCTGGCTCTTGAGTGCATTCAACACCGAGTTTTCACCCACAAATCCGATGTATGGGCATTCGGTGTCACCATTTGGGAAGTTTTGACCTACGGAGAACGACCTTATGACAATGTACCTGCGCGGAATGTACCAGAGTTGCTAGAGAAAGGCGAAAGATTACCGCAGCCAGCAATTTGTTCAATAGATGTCTATATGATTATGGTTAAATGTTGGATGCTGGATGCTGAATCACGACCGACATTCAAAGAACTTGCTGATGAGTTCGCTAAAATGTCAAGGGATCCTGGCCGTTATCTTGCCATCAAAggtgataaatatatgagactGCCTTCTTATACATTACag GATGAAAAGGAAATGATTCGGAATTTGGCATCAGCAGTCGAGGGACCTGAAGCGTTAGTAGATGCCGATGAATATCTGCAACCAAAATCACGAGCGCCAATTCCTCCCGGGCTGTCGGTGCCAAGTATAACAGACTCGCCGCCAAACACACCTATAAAATCGTGCTGGCCGAACGGGATCCCGTCGCACGCAGCAGCTGACTCGCCGACGCCGCAAAACCAACAGAACTGGGACCGCGAGCTGTTGAGGTACGGTACAGCTGAACGTAGTGAAAGCACGTCAGGAACAAATGACGGTGGAATTAATCAACGCACACAATCATACCAACATCACCACCCACATTCTCATCATAATAACAATCACCACCATCATCAACACAGTCTAAATCACCAGCATCATCAGCACCAACATTCAGGAAATTACAATTGTCCTAATGATCAGCATTGTCGAAATATTATTGGTAGTGCGGACAATAGAAGCTCGAGATACTGCTCAGATCCGTTGAAAATAATTGCCGGCGTAAGAGATTGCGACGTAACGGACGACTGTTTTCAACCGGAAGTTGCAACAATTCATCAACAAGCCCAGGTGGGCAATCTCAAACTTGATTTACCACTTGATGAAGACGACTATCTTATGCCATCCCCACAAATTCCCGCAAATGCGACGCAGTATATGGATCTCATTGGAGATACTAAACCCACCG AAACGGAACCAAAGAGATTAATCAATGGTTATCGAAAGTATCCCGAATTTTTAAGTATCGCGGGCAAAACATCATTAGATAATCCCGAATACATAATGGGCCAAGATGACGGTCCACTTAGTCCTCAAATAATTGGAATACCAACAACAGATCTCGGCAAAGTTTTAGCCAACGGTGCTTTTGGGTCTCAACAAGTTAAGCAGCGCTGCAATGAAGAAGAATCCGATCACGAGTATTACAACGATTTCGACCGGCTTGAACGCGAACGTCAGcctttaaattctctacgaAAAAACGAAACGAccgtatga
- the LOC103576901 gene encoding epidermal growth factor receptor isoform X3: MARAIAIGILFTVFASINAEVIEERVCIGTNGRISAPSNTLHHYRNLRDRYTNCTYVDGNLEITWIQNDTLDLSFLQYIREVTGYVLISHCDVRRIVLPRLQIIRGRTLFKLNIHPHEFALIVTMTGIYNLELPALRDILAGSVGMYHNYNLCHMKTINWDEIISGPQAKYVYVYNFTSPERSCPACDPSCVQGCWGEGPENCQKFSKTNCSPQCWQGRCFGSQPRECCHLFCAGGCTGPKQSDCLACKSFMDDGVCTLECPPMQTYNPTTYSWDVNPNGKYAYGATCVKKCPEHLLKDNGACVRSCPPKKKAKNSECVPCDGPCPKTCPGVNTVHSGNIDKFKDCTVIDGSITIVDHTFTGYQDILPNYSFGPRWEPMHPNRLEVFHTLKEITGYLNIQGYHKDFTNLTYFRNLEIIGGRQLTEYFASLYVVQTALVSFGLRSLKRINSGSVVILENKNLCYAQSIHWNKIRNSSEHDTLVSNNKNETLCKQEGQVCDEQCSDAGCWGPGPSQCLSCKNFVFDNVCLENCSVISGIYQAGSRECKNCHEECDGTCNGPKAENCNKCKHARDGPFCVKECPTSKYNDNGVCKPCHKNCVGGCEGPENNIGPNGCHSCEKAIMNNSSVPEGCLQKLDNCPEGYFYEWVSPQEKGPLKLLAGKAVCRRCHPLCKNCTGYGTHEQVCRECVDFKLGENCVHDCPENSNYILPNTNPKICIPCASECDGCYGPESHQCYRCRSFKVHLDTKVSSNVTLFNCTNTCPTETSYKVTSEDGRDTYCESQTLSSQLEHEIKPMILGIVSVVLLIIMMIGAIVLCRWRIKSKNKENTVKMTMALTGLDDNEPLRPTGLKPNLAKLRIIKEEEMRKGGQLGYGAFGNVYKGVWVPEGENVKIPVAIKVLHENTGANTSKEFLDEAYIMASVEHPNLLQLLAVCMTSQMMLVTQLMPLGCLLDFVRTYKDKIGSKPLLNWSTQIARGMAYLEERRLVHRDLAARNVLVQTSNCIKITDFGLAKLLDINEEQYKADGGKMPIKWLALECIQHRVFTHKSDVWAFGVTIWEVLTYGERPYDNVPARNVPELLEKGERLPQPAICSIDVYMIMVKCWMLDAESRPTFKELADEFAKMSRDPGRYLAIKGDKYMRLPSYTLQNKFQDEKEMIRNLASAVEGPEALVDADEYLQPKSRAPIPPGLSVPSITDSPPNTPIKSCWPNGIPSHAAADSPTPQNQQNWDRELLRYGTAERSESTSGTNDGGINQRTQSYQHHHPHSHHNNNHHHHQHSLNHQHHQHQHSGNYNCPNDQHCRNIIGSADNRSSRYCSDPLKIIAGVRDCDVTDDCFQPEVATIHQQAQVGNLKLDLPLDEDDYLMPSPQIPANATQYMDLIGDTKPTETEPKRLINGYRKYPEFLSIAGKTSLDNPEYIMGQDDGPLSPQIIGIPTTDLGKVLANGAFGSQQVKQRCNEEESDHEYYNDFDRLERERQPLNSLRKNETTV, translated from the exons tatgcATCGGTACAAATGGAAGAATTTCAGCCCCATCAAACACATTGCACCACTACCGTAATCTCCGTGACCGGTATACAAACTGTACTTATGTCGACGGTAATCTGGAGATAACGTGGATACAAAATGATACCCTGGATTTAAGCTTTCTGCAATATATACGAGAAGTAACTGGCTATGTATTAATAAGTCACTGTGATGTACGTCGTATCGTGTTGCCACGGTTGCAAATAATACGCGGTCGTACCTTGTTCAAGCTAAATATCCATCCACATGAATTTGCATTGATCGTAACGATGACTGGAATATACAATCTCGAATTACCGGCACTGCGTGATATTCTCGCTGGCAGTGTCGGTATGTATCACAATTACAATCTCTGTCACATGAAAACGATAAATTGGGATGAGATAATAAGTGGCCCGCAAGCTAAATACGTTTATGTCTACAATTTTACCTCACCTGAACGTTCATGTCCAGCGTGCGACCCGAGCTGCGTCCAAGGCTGCTGGGGCGAGGGTCCAGAAAACTGTCAAAAGTTTTCCAAAACAAATTGCTCACCTCAGTGCTGGCAAGGACGTTGTTTCGGTTCACAGCCACGTGAATGCTGCCATCTGTTTTGTGCCGGTGGGTGCACTGGTCCCAAACAAAGCGACTGTTTGGCTTGCAAGAGTTTTATGGACGACGGAGTTTGTACCCTCGAGTGCCCGCCAATGCAGACATACAACCCGACGACTTATTCCTGGGACGTTAATCCTAACGGCAAGTATGCGTATGGAGCCACGTGTGTTAAAAAATGCCCAGAGCATCTTCTTAAAGACAATGGAGCTTGCGTCAGATCATGTCCGCCGAAGAAAAAGGCCAAAAACAGCGAATGCGTACCATGTGATGGTCCCTGTCCTAAAACTTGCCCTGGTGTCAACACCGTTCACTCCGGAAATATCGACAAATTCAAAGACTGCACAGTTATTGATGGTTCTATTACAATAGTGGACCACACTTTCACTGGGTACCAAGACATCCTCCCGAACTACTCGTTCGGACCAAGATGGGAACCGATGCATCCAAATCGACTTGAAGTTTTTCATACGCTTAAAGAAATAACCGGTTACTTAAATATTCAGGGTTATCATAAGGACTTTACCAATTTGACATACTTTAGAAATCTTGAAATAATTGGCGGAAGACAATTGACTGAATACTTTGCCTCGCTCTATGTCGTACAAACTGCTCTAGTTTCTTTTGGACTTCGATCTCTCAAGAGAATAAACTCGGGGTCTGTTGTTATTTTGGAAAACAAGAACTTGTGTTACGCACAAAGCATACATTGGAACAAAATAAGGAACTCATCTGAACATGATACTTTGGTGTCCAACAACAAAAATGAAACCTTGTGca AACAAGAAGGCCAAGTTTGCGACGAACAATGTTCAGATGCAGGTTGCTGGGGTCCAGGACCATCGCAGTGTCTTTCGtgcaaaaattttgtattcgATAATGTCTGCTTAGAAAACTGCAGTGTCATATCTGG aATATATCAAGCAGGTTCCCGCGAATGTAAGAACTGTCACGAGGAGTGCGATGGCACCTGTAACGGACCTAAGGCCGAGAACTGCAATAAATGCAAACACGCGCGCGACGGCCCGTTCTGCGTAAAAGAATGTCCGACTTCTAAATATAACGATAACGGTGTATGCAAACCTTGTCACAAGAACTGCGTAGGCGGTTGCGAGGGCCCGGAAAATAATATCGGCCCAAATGGCTGTCACAGCTGCGAAAAAGCAATAATGAATAACAGCAGCGTGCCTGAGGGATGTCTCCAGAAGCTCGACAACTGTCCTGAGGGTTACTTTTACGAATGGGTCAGTCCTCAAGAGAAAGGTCCCCTGAAGCTGTTGGCGGGTAAGGCTGTCTGCAGACGCTGTCATCCGCTCTGCAAAAATTGCACCGGGTACGGAACACACGAGCAAGTGTGCCGTGAGTGTGTCGACTttaaactcggtgaaaattgcGTACACGACTGCCCGGAGAACAGCAATTATATATTACCCAACACTAAtccaaaaatatgtataccCTGTGCATCCGAGTGCGACGGCTGCTACGGTCCAGAGTCTCATCAATGTTACCGCTGTCGCAGCTTCAAAGTTCATCTCGATACCAAAGTATCCAGCAATGTCACTCTTTTTAACTGTACCAACACATGTCCAACAGAAACTTCCTACAAAGTTACGTCCGAAGACGGTCGCGATACTTATTGCGAGTCTCAGACACTCAGTTCTCAACTGGAACACGAAATAAAACCCATGATTTTGGGTATTGTCAGCGTTGTTCTGCTGATTATTATGATGATCGGGGCGATAGTGCTGTGCCGTTGGCGTATCAAGagtaaaaacaaagaaaacacGGTTAAGATGACCATGGCCCTGACTGGTCTTGATGACAACGAACCTCTGAGACCCACGGGATTGAAACCAAACCTCGCGAAACTTAGAATTATAAAGGAAGAAGAGATGCGGAAGGGCGGACAACTTGGATATGGAGCTTTTGGTAATGTTTATAAAGGTGTATGGGTACCGGAAGGTGAAAACGTAAAAATACCTGTTGCCATAAAAGTTTTGCATGAAAATACTGGTGCGAATACTTCGAAAGAATTTTTAGACGAAGCTTACATTATGGCTAGTGTCGAGCATCCTAATTTACTGCAGCTTCTCGCAGTTTGCATGACGTCGCAGATGATGTTGGTGACGCAGTTGATGCCACTGGGATGTCTGCTGGACTTTGTAAGAACTTACAAAGATAAAATAGGCTCGAAGCCGCTGCTCAATTGGTCAACACAGATCGCACGTGGTATGGCATATTTGGAAGAACGGAGACTAGTTCATCGCGATCTTGCGGCGCGTAATGTTTTAGTACAGACGTCAAATTGTATTAAGATAACAGACTTTGGTCTTGCTAAGCTGCTGGATATAAACGAGGAGCAGTACAAGGCTGATGGGGGTAAGATGCCCATAAAATGGCTGGCTCTTGAGTGCATTCAACACCGAGTTTTCACCCACAAATCCGATGTATGGGCATTCGGTGTCACCATTTGGGAAGTTTTGACCTACGGAGAACGACCTTATGACAATGTACCTGCGCGGAATGTACCAGAGTTGCTAGAGAAAGGCGAAAGATTACCGCAGCCAGCAATTTGTTCAATAGATGTCTATATGATTATGGTTAAATGTTGGATGCTGGATGCTGAATCACGACCGACATTCAAAGAACTTGCTGATGAGTTCGCTAAAATGTCAAGGGATCCTGGCCGTTATCTTGCCATCAAAggtgataaatatatgagactGCCTTCTTATACATTACag aaTAAATTTCAGGATGAAAAGGAAATGATTCGGAATTTGGCATCAGCAGTCGAGGGACCTGAAGCGTTAGTAGATGCCGATGAATATCTGCAACCAAAATCACGAGCGCCAATTCCTCCCGGGCTGTCGGTGCCAAGTATAACAGACTCGCCGCCAAACACACCTATAAAATCGTGCTGGCCGAACGGGATCCCGTCGCACGCAGCAGCTGACTCGCCGACGCCGCAAAACCAACAGAACTGGGACCGCGAGCTGTTGAGGTACGGTACAGCTGAACGTAGTGAAAGCACGTCAGGAACAAATGACGGTGGAATTAATCAACGCACACAATCATACCAACATCACCACCCACATTCTCATCATAATAACAATCACCACCATCATCAACACAGTCTAAATCACCAGCATCATCAGCACCAACATTCAGGAAATTACAATTGTCCTAATGATCAGCATTGTCGAAATATTATTGGTAGTGCGGACAATAGAAGCTCGAGATACTGCTCAGATCCGTTGAAAATAATTGCCGGCGTAAGAGATTGCGACGTAACGGACGACTGTTTTCAACCGGAAGTTGCAACAATTCATCAACAAGCCCAGGTGGGCAATCTCAAACTTGATTTACCACTTGATGAAGACGACTATCTTATGCCATCCCCACAAATTCCCGCAAATGCGACGCAGTATATGGATCTCATTGGAGATACTAAACCCACCG AAACGGAACCAAAGAGATTAATCAATGGTTATCGAAAGTATCCCGAATTTTTAAGTATCGCGGGCAAAACATCATTAGATAATCCCGAATACATAATGGGCCAAGATGACGGTCCACTTAGTCCTCAAATAATTGGAATACCAACAACAGATCTCGGCAAAGTTTTAGCCAACGGTGCTTTTGGGTCTCAACAAGTTAAGCAGCGCTGCAATGAAGAAGAATCCGATCACGAGTATTACAACGATTTCGACCGGCTTGAACGCGAACGTCAGcctttaaattctctacgaAAAAACGAAACGAccgtatga